In Ureibacillus thermophilus, the genomic stretch GTTATGCTTGTGTTAATGGGCGTTCTGCGGTTAGGAGTGTTGATCCAATATATCCCTAGACCTGTAACCATTGGGTTTACTGCCGGAATAGCGGTTATTATTTTTTCAGGGCAAATTGCTAATTTTTTAGGGCTGTCAGGTCTGAAACAGCATGAACGCTTTATTGATAATATGTATGAAATTGCAGTTCATTTACATACGGTAAATGTTTACAGCATCTTCATTGCATTATTATGTTTAGCGACTATTCTTATTACTCCTAAAGTGCTGCCAAAAGTTCCAGGGCCATTGATGGGCATAGTGATTTCTTCCATAGCTGCGGCCTTCTTCTTTCCTGGGCAAGTGGCAACGATTGGTTCTACATACGGGGAAATTCCGAACACCTTGCCGGAATTTAAAATGCCGGAAATTACTGTTGAACGGATGGTCTCTCTTTTAGGGCCGGCTTTTGTCATTGCAATGTTGGGAGCCATTGAATCGTTGCTGTCTGCTGTTGTTGCAGATGGCATGACCAATAGCAAACACAATTCAAACAGGGAATTAATTGGACAAGGGGTGGCAAACATCGTCACACCGCTCTTTGGCGGAATTCCGGCAACGGGTGCCATTGCCAGAACCGCAACAAATATTAAATTTGGTGCGACTTCACCTTTTTCTGGCGTAATTCATGGTTTATTCGTTCTTGTTACTTTGCTGTTGTTTGCACCGCTTGCAGCCCATATTCCGCTTGCAAGCCTCGCTCCCGTTTTAATGGTTGTAGCGTGGAATATGAGTGAGAGAAAACATTTCGCCCATGTATTAAAATTAAAATCTGGCGACTCTTTGGTGCTCATCATCACTTTTTTATTGACGGTCTTTACTAGTTTGACGATTGCGGTAGTTGTAGGATTATTGCTCGCGGTTATTTTGTTTGTAAAACGAATGAGCGATATGCTGATTGTCTCAAAAGTATTGCCTGACCATAAAAGCGATGGAAAAGTACAATCTCATGTTGTCAATGAAACGAGGGATTGTCCGCAAATCAGCATTTATACCATTGAAGGGCCGTTGTTTTTTGGGGCGGCTCAAACCTTTGAAGAGCGGATTTTAAAATCCATTCATTATCATCCGAAGATTCTTGTTCTTCGGATGGGGAAGGTGCCATTTATTGATGCGACGGGCGAGGCTTATTTACGAAATATCGTCCGCAATTTTAAATCGCAAGGTGGAGTTCTTTTAATGACTGGGGTGCAGCCAAGTTTGAAATTACTTTTTGATAAAAGTGGTTTAACAAAAGAAATTGGGGAGCGCAATTTCTTTGAGCATACAGGAGATGCTATTAATTGTTCATTAGGCTGCATAAACCGAAATCATTGCATTGGATGCAAACATTTCGCTTTTAGGGAATGTAAAGAATTATCCGCAACGAAAATCAGTTAATAAATGGAAGGACTTAGTGGCCAATGTTGGCTCATTAAGTCCTTTTTTATGTTTAAAAATCTTCCTATTTTTCCATACTAAAGCTGATAAGGTAATGTCTTCTTCGGTTTCATGGTGGACAACAAACTTGATGGAAGGCGGAAGTTGGAACTAGTAAAGCTTAAACCCCGAGCTTTCATTTAGATAGAGAGAATGGTACCTCCAAATATCGCCTTCCCAAGGAACTTGGAATCGTTGATAGACCTTCTAACCCTCGTTGTTTCATAAGCTCGTAAAAAGATTAGATAGGTGGTGGATGTAGAAAACGAAATAGTAAAAATAGATGAATGAAAAGTTTGTCGTATTTTTACTAGTTTCAGCGAATTTCTTCTACTATTGTCAATCGAAAGGATTTTAGACGTGCTGTGTGGAATTGCGAAGGGAGGAGGCGATGTAACGGATGAATTATGAAATTAATATGGAAAATGATATTGCCATTATCCGGCTTTATGGCGAATTAGATCATCATGAAACGGAGAAAATTCGAAAAGACATTTCCAAAACTATTATGAAAGGAAAATTGCACACCATTATTTGGAATTTGGAAAGATTGAATTTTATGGATAGTTCCGGAGTTGGCCTCATTTTGGGGCGCATGAGAGAACTAAGTGCGGTCAATGGGCAAACCATCATCTTAAATCCATCAAACACGATGAAAAAAATTTTTCAATTCTCGGGGTTAAGCAAGTTTGTGATGGAGGGCAAAGAAGAAGAGGCGATTTTATATGCAAGGGGGATTGTGAATGGATAATGAAATGACACTTTCATTCGTAGCATTAAGTGAAAATGAGAGCTTAGCGAGAATTGCTGTAACAAGTTTCGTCGCTCAATTGGATCCAACAATCGATGAACTTTCGGAGTTTAAGACAATTGTTTCAGAAGCTGTCTCCAATGCAATTATTCATGGATACGATGAGGATGGCAAAGGAATTGTCACAGTCCATGCTGTTCGTGAGGGGGATGTTGTTTCAGTTGTTGTGAAAGATGAAGGGAAAGGGATTCCTGATATTAAAAAAGCGATGGAACCATTATTTACCACAAAGCCCGATATGGAACGGTCAGGCATGGGATTTACCATCATGGAAAGTTTTGCGGACCATCTTCAAGTGGAATCGGAACCAGGTGTTGGCACGGTTGTTACTTTTTCCAAAAAATTTCACTCGATGAAAATGAAGCAAATTTCTTAACCGAGTGAAATACAACACCTTTATATGAAGAATAATTTTCAAACGGAATGCCAATCTACTAAAGGGATTTGGAAGAAGTAAGGGGGATGAGGACAATCGAACAGCCGTCCAATGTGTTGTTAACGCAGGAAAAGATGCGCGAGTTGATTAAGCTCGCACAAGCTGGTGATATGGAAGCTCGCAAACAAATGATTGAAGGGAATACGCGGCTTGTTTGGTCGATTGTTCAACGCTTTGCTTCTCGTGGGGTTGAGCTTGAAGATCTTTTCCAAATTGGTTGTATCGGTTTGATGAAATCAGTGGACAAGTTTGATTTATCCTATGACGTTAAATTTTCAACTTATGCAGTGCCGATGATCATCGGTGAAATACAGCGTTTTTTGCGTGATGACGGCATGGTGAAAGTAAGCCGTTCCATCCGTGAATTGAACTATAAAATACGCCAA encodes the following:
- the spoIIAA gene encoding anti-sigma F factor antagonist: MNYEINMENDIAIIRLYGELDHHETEKIRKDISKTIMKGKLHTIIWNLERLNFMDSSGVGLILGRMRELSAVNGQTIILNPSNTMKKIFQFSGLSKFVMEGKEEEAILYARGIVNG
- the spoIIAB gene encoding anti-sigma F factor, with product MDNEMTLSFVALSENESLARIAVTSFVAQLDPTIDELSEFKTIVSEAVSNAIIHGYDEDGKGIVTVHAVREGDVVSVVVKDEGKGIPDIKKAMEPLFTTKPDMERSGMGFTIMESFADHLQVESEPGVGTVVTFSKKFHSMKMKQIS
- a CDS encoding SulP family inorganic anion transporter translates to MDKFWRGRFEGYSFQSFKRDVVSGTIVGIVAIPLAMSFAIASGVKPEYGIYTAIIAGILISLLGGSKYQIGGPTGAFVPILLGIVLVYGYEDLLLAGLMAGVMLVLMGVLRLGVLIQYIPRPVTIGFTAGIAVIIFSGQIANFLGLSGLKQHERFIDNMYEIAVHLHTVNVYSIFIALLCLATILITPKVLPKVPGPLMGIVISSIAAAFFFPGQVATIGSTYGEIPNTLPEFKMPEITVERMVSLLGPAFVIAMLGAIESLLSAVVADGMTNSKHNSNRELIGQGVANIVTPLFGGIPATGAIARTATNIKFGATSPFSGVIHGLFVLVTLLLFAPLAAHIPLASLAPVLMVVAWNMSERKHFAHVLKLKSGDSLVLIITFLLTVFTSLTIAVVVGLLLAVILFVKRMSDMLIVSKVLPDHKSDGKVQSHVVNETRDCPQISIYTIEGPLFFGAAQTFEERILKSIHYHPKILVLRMGKVPFIDATGEAYLRNIVRNFKSQGGVLLMTGVQPSLKLLFDKSGLTKEIGERNFFEHTGDAINCSLGCINRNHCIGCKHFAFRECKELSATKIS